The Campylobacter sp. MIT 99-7217 genome contains a region encoding:
- the hypD gene encoding hydrogenase formation protein HypD, which translates to MNFIDEFRDKNTILAFNELIKKELKAPINIMEICGGHTHSIMKYALPSILPKGINFVHGPGCPVCVMPRKRIDMAIKLAAMPNTIFCTLGDLLRVPGSKFSLLELRAKGCDVRALYSPLEVLKIAEQNQDKNIIFFAIGFETTTPMTALLLEKVINLGLENVFFHINHITVPAPIHAIMNDENVKIDAFLGPSHVSVITGWGIYEDIARLYKTPIAVSGFEPVDIMQSVLNIVRQKNEGKFEVFNQYQRAVSKEGNLKAQELVKCYFDECDFEFRGLGEIKKSGLRLKDEFARYNAELKFDCEVESKNESKACICGQILRGVAKPYDCKVFGKACTPKTPIGSCMVSGEGACAAYYKYSKVNE; encoded by the coding sequence ATGAATTTCATCGATGAATTTAGAGATAAAAATACGATTTTAGCCTTTAATGAACTGATCAAAAAAGAGCTTAAAGCACCCATAAATATCATGGAAATTTGCGGAGGGCATACGCATAGCATTATGAAATATGCCCTACCTAGCATTTTGCCAAAGGGTATAAATTTCGTGCATGGTCCAGGCTGTCCTGTGTGTGTCATGCCACGCAAGCGTATAGATATGGCGATCAAGCTTGCAGCCATGCCAAACACCATTTTTTGCACGCTGGGCGATCTTTTAAGAGTTCCTGGAAGTAAATTTTCTTTGCTTGAGCTTCGTGCTAAGGGCTGTGATGTAAGGGCTTTGTATTCTCCACTAGAAGTGCTTAAAATCGCTGAGCAAAATCAAGATAAAAATATCATTTTCTTTGCCATAGGCTTTGAAACGACAACGCCAATGACAGCGTTACTTTTAGAAAAGGTCATCAATTTAGGGCTTGAAAATGTCTTTTTTCATATCAATCACATCACCGTTCCAGCTCCAATCCATGCTATTATGAATGATGAAAATGTCAAAATCGACGCCTTTTTAGGTCCTTCTCATGTAAGCGTTATCACAGGCTGGGGGATTTACGAGGACATTGCTAGGCTTTATAAAACGCCCATTGCTGTAAGTGGTTTTGAGCCTGTTGATATCATGCAAAGTGTTTTAAACATCGTGCGTCAAAAAAATGAGGGCAAATTTGAGGTTTTCAACCAGTATCAAAGAGCGGTAAGCAAGGAGGGAAATCTCAAAGCACAGGAGCTTGTAAAGTGTTATTTTGATGAATGTGATTTTGAATTTAGAGGGCTTGGCGAGATTAAAAAAAGTGGGCTTAGGCTAAAAGATGAGTTTGCAAGATATAACGCTGAGCTTAAATTTGACTGCGAAGTGGAAAGCAAAAACGAAAGCAAGGCTTGTATTTGCGGACAAATTTTAAGGGGTGTAGCAAAGCCTTATGATTGCAAGGTTTTTGGCAAGGCTTGCACTCCAAAAACGCCTATTGGAAGTTGCATGGTTTCAGGCGAGGGAGCTTGCGCGGCGTATTATAAATACTCAAAGGTAAATGAATGA
- a CDS encoding hydrogenase maturation nickel metallochaperone HypA: MHELSIVEALITLCEENALNNNARSVQEIYVKIGRLSGVETDLFQRCFETFKENSKLCKNSKLFLELAPLEILCLDCDKKSVLKENVFECSHCKSTHYKIVSGEDLTLMRLVMD; the protein is encoded by the coding sequence ATGCACGAGCTTAGTATAGTAGAAGCCTTGATCACGCTTTGCGAGGAAAATGCCTTAAACAACAATGCTAGAAGCGTGCAAGAAATTTATGTGAAAATTGGGCGTTTAAGTGGGGTTGAAACCGATCTTTTTCAAAGATGTTTTGAAACCTTTAAAGAAAATTCAAAGCTTTGCAAAAATTCTAAGCTTTTTTTAGAGCTTGCCCCGCTTGAAATTTTATGCCTTGATTGTGATAAAAAAAGCGTTTTAAAAGAAAATGTTTTCGAGTGCTCGCATTGTAAAAGCACGCATTATAAGATCGTTAGTGGCGAGGATTTAACGCTTATGCGTTTAGTTATGGATTAA
- the hypE gene encoding hydrogenase expression/formation protein HypE: MKEISLAHGGGGEEMNELVSFIFKLFDNEILNQANDSALLENLGSNLAISTDNFTLSPLFLNEEVNIGKLCVCGSVNDVLMVGAKPLYLSLGLIIEEGLEFAKLEQILKSIKKECDKAGVKVVCGDTKVVPKGKGDLLYINTTCLGEVLCKKETKNIKEGLSLLLSGDIGRHGGAVLVQRNELEADIKSDCKSLTGEVLALLEAKIRVVCMRDATRGGLSAVLNEWARQSGFDILVYEEKIAIQDEVMGICELFGYEAYELANEGTFVLCVEKEDEQKALEILRKFNPNANIIGEVLKEKKARVILQNAFGAKRFLEAPKGELLPRIC, translated from the coding sequence ATGAAAGAAATTAGCTTAGCTCATGGAGGCGGTGGCGAGGAAATGAATGAGCTTGTAAGCTTTATTTTTAAGCTTTTTGATAATGAAATTTTAAACCAGGCAAATGATAGTGCCTTGCTTGAAAACTTAGGCTCAAATTTAGCCATCAGCACGGATAATTTCACCCTAAGTCCGCTTTTTTTGAACGAGGAAGTAAATATCGGAAAACTTTGCGTTTGTGGCTCGGTAAATGATGTTTTGATGGTCGGAGCAAAGCCTTTGTATCTTAGTTTAGGTCTTATTATCGAGGAGGGTTTAGAGTTTGCAAAGCTTGAGCAAATTTTAAAAAGCATTAAAAAAGAGTGTGATAAGGCAGGCGTCAAGGTAGTTTGTGGCGATACTAAGGTCGTTCCTAAGGGCAAGGGCGATTTGCTTTATATCAACACCACCTGCCTTGGCGAAGTGCTTTGCAAAAAAGAAACAAAAAACATAAAAGAAGGGCTTAGCCTCTTGCTTTCAGGCGATATTGGTAGGCATGGTGGGGCTGTTTTGGTGCAAAGAAATGAACTTGAGGCTGATATAAAAAGTGATTGCAAAAGCCTTACGGGAGAGGTTTTAGCCCTGCTTGAAGCAAAGATAAGGGTGGTTTGTATGCGTGATGCAACGCGTGGTGGGCTTAGTGCGGTTTTAAACGAATGGGCTAGGCAAAGTGGCTTTGATATCTTAGTTTATGAGGAAAAAATTGCCATTCAAGATGAAGTTATGGGGATTTGTGAGCTTTTTGGTTATGAAGCGTATGAGCTTGCAAATGAAGGTACTTTTGTGCTTTGCGTTGAAAAAGAAGATGAGCAAAAAGCCCTTGAAATTTTAAGAAAATTTAACCCAAACGCAAATATAATCGGCGAGGTCTTAAAGGAAAAAAAAGCACGCGTCATCTTGCAAAATGCTTTTGGAGCAAAAAGATTTTTAGAAGCTCCAAAAGGCGAGCTTTTGCCTCGAATTTGCTAG